AGTTCAAGGGAAGCATAATTGGTATCAAATGGAAATGCCATGTTTTATAAATTAAGAATTAAGGGTTGAAGCACTTTCATCTGATAATGCTGCTGTAAAAAAGTTTCGTCTATTTTCTTGTTGGAAATTACCATGGATGCGCCCAAAGCCGATCCTAATGGGGAATGTGTTGACATCACGTTGTAGTGCTGGAAATGGTGGGACATCAGTTTCATAAAGACATCGTTGTCCGTAAAACCGCCGTCGATATAAATGTTTTTGATCTCTGAATTCCCGATGGCATTGGCAATGGTATGGATCTGCAAATCCATCAGTTCAATCATCAGCTGATGGTACGCTTCTTCAAAAGTCGCGAACGAGTTTAAATCAGTTGCCGTAATCATTTTACGCTTCAGAATAATACCTTCAAAACGGAAATAGATATTCTTGTTTTTCATAAGGCGCAGGTACAGGTCCTGATCAAACTGTACTTCCCTGTGGAACCCGTATTCTTTTCCGTAATAGGCACACAGTTTTTCAACCTGGATTTTGTATTCATTGCCCATGAAAAAACGGGATGCTTTCACGCGTTTACCGTCAATCCGCATGTAATTCAGGCAGTTGTTTTCGATATCTTCATCCGTCAGGCTTTCGTCATTAAAAGGATTTAAAGAAATACTCCATGTCCCGGTTGAGAGCAATAAAAACGGTTCTTTTTTGCTTAAAATATAAGGCAGCAATGCGGAAGAACTGTCATGGATTCCGACCCCGATCTTCATTTTTTTATTTCTGTAAGAGGTATTGATGCTCGCAGAAGTCGGAACAATGGGTCCCAGCAAAGCATCGATCCCTTCTTCGTATACCCAGTCGTGATAATCTGCTTTATCGTAATCCCATAAATTGGTGTGG
The sequence above is a segment of the Chryseobacterium sp. JJR-5R genome. Coding sequences within it:
- a CDS encoding FGGY-family carbohydrate kinase — translated: MSKKKKVTIVFDIGKTNKKFFLFDKNYKEVVREYTELPLTADEDGYPAEDLAALQNWIKDNFNAMLEDENFDVKAINFSTYGASFVHLDHKGNVLTPLYNYTKPMDQEILDLFYEKHGNKLKIARETASPQTGMLNSGLQLFWLKYKHPEVFKKIRYSLHLPQYLSYLFTGICVSEFTSIGCHTNLWDYDKADYHDWVYEEGIDALLGPIVPTSASINTSYRNKKMKIGVGIHDSSSALLPYILSKKEPFLLLSTGTWSISLNPFNDESLTDEDIENNCLNYMRIDGKRVKASRFFMGNEYKIQVEKLCAYYGKEYGFHREVQFDQDLYLRLMKNKNIYFRFEGIILKRKMITATDLNSFATFEEAYHQLMIELMDLQIHTIANAIGNSEIKNIYIDGGFTDNDVFMKLMSHHFQHYNVMSTHSPLGSALGASMVISNKKIDETFLQQHYQMKVLQPLILNL